The following proteins are co-located in the Spirosoma montaniterrae genome:
- a CDS encoding protein-disulfide reductase DsbD family protein, translated as MKNIVALWAFLLLSVSAFAQIRKDPTNWSVSVPKQPGVVGDVVSIRINVRIADGWHLYSNDLDPNIGPIPTTLKFTPSDEYALVGVATPIGVQEVFEEAWGAKVRQFDKSAVFVQKVKLLKPAALITGTAEYQVCSSKDGVCLPPTEVEFSTTLKATAVTATSSLTVAATPTTSVKATTATAPTVQTAQTVKPSAATASAAASTTAQTAPPASLTTTNPPEQPADESLLGFIVAAFLSGLVALLTPCVFPIIPMTVSFFTNQAGGRWKALLFGASIIGIYVLVGTVVSRINGPAFANFVSTHWFPNVLFFAVFFVFGLSFLGLFEIVLPSSLVNSADARAEKGGLGGVFFMAFTLVLVSFSCTGPIVGSLLVASAGGEVIKPIIGMTAFSSAFAIPFTLFAAFPQWLKSLPKSGGWLNSVKVVLGFLELALALKFLSIADQVYHWGLLDREVFLSFWIVIFALMGFYFLGKIRLPHDSETKTVSVPRLLLAIGTFAFVTYMVPGLWGAPLKALSGYLPPLATQDFYLSRQSAVGGQPLVERNVRYGNLFKLPHGLQGFFDYKEALAYSKQVNKPVFIDFTGHGCVNCREMEQNVWSDPAVLSRLQNDFVLVALYVDDKTELPEADWYTSAYDQKVKKTIGAQNADLQIVQYNNNAQPHYCLVDDDGKLLVAPKNYDRDIANFVAFLDAGKAKF; from the coding sequence ATGAAGAATATCGTTGCCCTATGGGCATTTTTGTTACTGTCGGTTAGTGCCTTCGCGCAGATTCGTAAAGACCCCACCAACTGGTCGGTTAGTGTGCCGAAACAACCGGGTGTCGTTGGCGATGTAGTCAGTATTCGCATCAACGTTCGCATTGCCGACGGGTGGCATCTGTATTCTAACGACCTCGATCCGAACATCGGGCCAATACCCACTACACTGAAATTTACGCCCTCCGACGAGTACGCACTCGTCGGGGTGGCTACGCCCATAGGCGTTCAGGAAGTGTTTGAAGAAGCTTGGGGAGCCAAGGTGCGGCAGTTCGACAAATCAGCCGTGTTCGTGCAGAAAGTGAAACTGCTCAAACCCGCTGCGTTGATTACCGGAACAGCAGAATATCAGGTTTGCTCCTCGAAAGATGGCGTGTGTCTGCCACCCACCGAAGTCGAATTTTCGACCACGCTCAAGGCAACTGCTGTCACTGCCACCAGCAGTCTTACGGTTGCTGCCACGCCAACAACGTCGGTAAAGGCTACGACTGCCACGGCCCCAACTGTGCAAACAGCACAGACTGTCAAGCCGTCGGCAGCAACGGCTTCGGCGGCAGCGTCGACAACCGCGCAAACGGCACCGCCAGCCAGCCTGACCACTACAAACCCACCCGAACAACCCGCCGACGAATCGCTGCTTGGCTTCATTGTAGCTGCCTTCTTATCGGGCTTAGTGGCACTGCTGACGCCCTGCGTATTTCCGATTATTCCGATGACGGTCAGTTTTTTTACGAATCAGGCTGGCGGTCGGTGGAAAGCACTGCTGTTTGGCGCGTCGATTATCGGAATTTACGTACTTGTCGGTACGGTTGTCTCACGGATTAACGGTCCGGCGTTTGCCAATTTCGTTAGTACGCACTGGTTTCCGAACGTACTGTTTTTCGCCGTTTTCTTTGTATTCGGGCTGTCGTTTCTGGGCTTGTTCGAGATTGTGCTGCCCTCGTCGCTGGTCAATAGTGCCGATGCGCGGGCCGAGAAAGGCGGGTTGGGGGGCGTATTTTTTATGGCCTTCACGCTCGTGCTGGTCTCGTTTTCGTGTACCGGGCCTATTGTTGGTAGCTTGCTGGTAGCCTCGGCGGGGGGCGAAGTAATCAAGCCCATTATTGGCATGACAGCCTTTTCGTCGGCGTTTGCCATACCGTTTACCTTGTTTGCCGCTTTTCCGCAGTGGCTCAAAAGTCTGCCAAAATCGGGCGGCTGGCTCAACTCGGTCAAGGTCGTGCTGGGCTTTCTCGAACTGGCTCTGGCTCTCAAGTTCCTGAGCATTGCCGATCAGGTATACCACTGGGGTCTGCTCGACCGAGAGGTATTTCTGTCGTTCTGGATCGTGATTTTCGCCCTGATGGGTTTTTATTTTCTCGGCAAAATTCGCCTGCCGCACGACAGCGAAACCAAGACCGTCAGCGTTCCGCGTCTGTTGCTGGCAATCGGCACGTTTGCGTTCGTTACGTACATGGTTCCGGGCCTGTGGGGTGCTCCCCTGAAAGCTCTGTCGGGTTATCTGCCACCTTTGGCCACGCAGGATTTTTATCTGAGTCGGCAGTCAGCCGTTGGCGGTCAGCCGCTGGTTGAACGGAACGTTCGGTATGGCAACCTGTTCAAACTGCCGCATGGCTTACAGGGTTTTTTCGATTACAAAGAAGCGTTGGCCTATAGCAAGCAAGTCAATAAACCCGTGTTCATTGACTTCACCGGACACGGCTGCGTGAATTGCCGCGAGATGGAACAAAACGTGTGGTCGGACCCGGCGGTGTTGTCGCGGCTGCAAAACGACTTCGTGCTCGTTGCGCTATATGTAGACGATAAAACTGAACTGCCCGAAGCAGACTGGTACACCTCGGCTTACGATCAGAAAGTGAAAAAGACAATCGGTGCGCAGAACGCCGATTTGCAGATCGTACAATATAACAACAACGCCCAGCCACATTATTGCTTAGTCGATGACGACGGGAAGTTGCTTGTTGCCCCTAAAAACTACGACCGCGATATAGCCAATTTCGTTGCCTTTTTAGATGCAGGCAAGGCAAAGTTTTAA
- a CDS encoding fatty acid desaturase, translating into MATLTDFVRSTAPEPHRTRTRQILKAHPEIKKLIGQKNPTTFWIILACVTVMMGLAWLVRDQSWWVVVAAAWFIGAFPAHTLFVCIHEAAHNLIFRKPAANAWAAILANLPTVFPTALSFKNFHIKHHAFQGVHELDADLPDWYEARLIKNYAIGKAIWLLLFPIFQGIRTLRMTELAVIDRWVAANIVIQLAFNTLVVVLFGWKALAFLTLCLFFSVGFHPLGARWIQEHYLTLDPEQETYSYYGKLNVLNLNVGFHNEHHDFPSIPWNRLPHIKKTAPEFYDTLKYHTSFVRLFFRFLFDQEISLFSRIVRHERGRVSLTDQSKPDLDMVQAQDIPAKVATV; encoded by the coding sequence ATGGCAACATTGACTGATTTTGTTCGTTCAACGGCTCCTGAGCCGCACCGTACCCGTACTCGGCAAATTCTGAAAGCGCATCCCGAAATTAAGAAATTGATCGGTCAGAAAAATCCCACCACGTTCTGGATAATTCTGGCCTGTGTAACCGTAATGATGGGCTTGGCCTGGCTCGTTCGCGATCAGTCGTGGTGGGTAGTAGTAGCGGCTGCGTGGTTTATTGGCGCGTTTCCGGCGCATACGCTGTTTGTCTGCATTCACGAAGCCGCCCATAACCTGATTTTTAGAAAACCTGCCGCCAATGCATGGGCCGCGATTCTGGCTAATTTACCTACGGTATTTCCCACGGCCTTGTCGTTCAAAAACTTCCATATCAAACATCACGCTTTTCAGGGCGTTCACGAGTTAGATGCCGATTTGCCCGACTGGTACGAAGCCCGGCTGATTAAAAACTACGCTATCGGCAAAGCAATATGGCTGCTGCTGTTCCCTATTTTTCAGGGTATCCGCACACTCCGCATGACCGAACTGGCCGTGATCGACCGGTGGGTGGCGGCTAATATTGTTATTCAATTGGCTTTTAACACGCTCGTTGTGGTGCTGTTTGGCTGGAAAGCCCTGGCCTTCCTGACGCTCTGCCTGTTTTTCTCGGTAGGCTTTCACCCGCTGGGGGCACGCTGGATTCAGGAACACTACCTTACGCTCGACCCTGAGCAGGAAACGTACAGCTACTACGGCAAACTGAACGTGCTGAACCTGAACGTTGGCTTTCATAACGAACACCACGATTTCCCGTCGATTCCGTGGAACCGCCTGCCTCATATCAAGAAAACGGCCCCCGAATTTTACGATACGCTAAAGTATCACACGTCATTTGTGCGGCTGTTTTTCCGGTTTCTGTTCGATCAGGAGATTTCGCTGTTTTCGCGCATCGTTCGCCACGAGCGCGGGCGCGTGTCGCTCACCGACCAGTCGAAACCCGATCTGGACATGGTTCAGGCGCAGGATATTCCAGCTAAAGTGGCAACTGTCTGA
- a CDS encoding porin family protein, with protein sequence MKRIVLASVAALGFFFAHTTATAQVQVGVRGGANWAFASKPEFLGSLTPTFHPSPGPTGALFLEIPVSDRVSFRPEIAYVQKGFLVKEGIDLNLGGFTLPLGARIAYQAQTLELPLLAKINLTDGPVQPYFIAGPSVSYTLDGRVRTRATALISTRPIDVDVDYGAAMNRWDFSAVGGLGLAMDAGPGKLFVEGRYTHGFTRQVQVPVVNVNVRNRGIAVSLGYSFPIGY encoded by the coding sequence ATGAAACGAATTGTGCTTGCCAGCGTGGCCGCATTAGGTTTTTTCTTCGCTCATACAACCGCTACGGCTCAGGTACAGGTAGGTGTTCGGGGCGGTGCCAACTGGGCGTTTGCATCAAAACCCGAATTTCTGGGCAGTCTAACGCCCACCTTCCATCCTTCGCCCGGCCCCACTGGCGCACTCTTTCTGGAAATACCCGTCAGCGACCGCGTTTCATTCCGACCCGAAATTGCCTACGTGCAAAAAGGCTTTTTAGTTAAAGAAGGCATCGACCTGAATCTGGGCGGTTTCACACTGCCGCTCGGTGCCCGCATTGCGTATCAGGCACAAACTCTTGAATTGCCCCTATTAGCGAAAATAAATCTGACCGACGGCCCCGTGCAACCTTACTTTATTGCTGGCCCGTCGGTGAGCTATACCCTTGACGGACGCGTGCGTACCCGTGCCACCGCCCTGATCTCAACCCGCCCTATTGATGTAGATGTTGATTACGGCGCGGCAATGAACCGCTGGGATTTCAGTGCTGTGGGGGGGCTGGGCCTTGCGATGGATGCCGGACCGGGTAAGCTTTTCGTAGAAGGCCGTTACACACATGGTTTTACGCGGCAGGTGCAGGTACCGGTTGTGAACGTGAACGTCCGAAATCGGGGCATAGCTGTATCGCTGGGGTATTCGTTCCCAATTGGTTATTAA
- a CDS encoding lysophospholipid acyltransferase family protein, which produces MKHIKPTTFSYLPKFLMPLDVLGIFERDPFGNSLLVRRMMIGIVGWFTYARYTVVNRIEIEGTENLENLPINNVLFLSNHQTYFADVIAFFHIFCAVKWGFQNTLLPPMYLFGPRARQYYVAASETMKKGIIPQIFAMGGALTIERSWRAEGREVQRSVDTSANDKIAKALEHGWVVSFPQGTTSPYAPVRKGTGHLVLNNQPIVIPVVINGFRRAFDKKGLRFKKRNTLLTVKFKEPMAYGPDDTVDDIVARVRHAIEQDAPEWVK; this is translated from the coding sequence ATGAAACACATAAAACCAACTACATTCAGCTATCTGCCAAAATTTCTAATGCCGCTCGACGTGCTGGGAATTTTTGAGCGTGATCCTTTTGGCAACTCGCTGTTGGTCAGACGAATGATGATTGGCATTGTTGGCTGGTTTACCTATGCCCGATATACGGTCGTGAATCGCATCGAGATTGAAGGCACCGAAAATCTGGAGAATCTGCCCATCAACAACGTCCTGTTTTTGTCGAACCACCAAACCTACTTCGCCGACGTGATTGCCTTTTTTCACATCTTCTGCGCGGTAAAGTGGGGCTTTCAGAATACGCTGTTGCCACCGATGTACCTGTTTGGCCCCCGCGCCCGGCAGTATTACGTAGCGGCTTCAGAGACAATGAAGAAGGGCATTATTCCACAGATTTTTGCCATGGGCGGTGCGCTCACCATCGAGCGGTCGTGGCGGGCCGAAGGGCGCGAAGTGCAGCGGTCGGTCGATACATCGGCCAATGATAAAATCGCCAAAGCACTCGAACACGGGTGGGTAGTGAGTTTCCCGCAAGGTACTACCAGCCCCTACGCGCCCGTTCGGAAAGGCACGGGACACCTCGTACTGAACAACCAGCCAATCGTTATCCCGGTGGTTATCAACGGCTTTCGTCGGGCGTTCGATAAAAAAGGATTACGCTTCAAAAAGCGCAATACACTGTTAACCGTGAAGTTTAAAGAGCCGATGGCCTACGGACCTGACGATACCGTTGACGACATTGTAGCCCGCGTTCGGCACGCCATCGAGCAGGACGCGCCGGAATGGGTAAAATAG
- a CDS encoding inorganic phosphate transporter — MFGLETDVFILLFISLFAACAFEFVNGFHDTANAVATVIYTNSLKPTVAVVWSGICNFAGVLLGGIGVAMGIVNLLPVELLVDQNVYHSIAMVMALLLSAIIWNVGTWYFGLPSSSSHTLIGSILGVGLAFSTLPDNTEGAAVNWEKAIETGQALLLSPLLGFSLVIVIMFLIRRLVPEETKDQLFKEPKKNAPPPSWIRGILIATCSMVSFFHGSNDGQKGVGLVMLILIGIVPFQFAVKSDIDPRLMNANVAAVEQTLGRVNAATLSTANQDRLLKTRAELNDLKQLLAQPLVDGKIPQEKRLDVRRDLLLINSNARKIAEDEGANLSAADLKTLEANLDEKGGLRRYTDYAPTWVILMIALSLGLGTMIGWRRIVVTVGEKIGKQHLTYAQGASAELTAAIMIAVSSWKHLPVSTTHILSSGIAGSMVANKGIKNLQAGTVRNIALAWVLTLPVSILLSFTLYILFRWLI, encoded by the coding sequence ATGTTTGGTTTAGAAACGGATGTTTTTATTCTGCTGTTTATCAGCTTGTTTGCTGCCTGTGCTTTTGAATTTGTCAATGGTTTTCACGATACGGCCAATGCTGTAGCTACCGTTATCTACACCAACTCGCTGAAGCCGACCGTGGCCGTTGTGTGGTCGGGCATCTGCAACTTTGCGGGCGTACTGCTGGGTGGTATCGGTGTAGCAATGGGTATTGTCAACCTGCTGCCCGTTGAACTGCTCGTCGATCAGAATGTGTACCATAGCATTGCGATGGTAATGGCTCTGCTGCTCAGTGCTATCATCTGGAACGTGGGCACCTGGTACTTTGGCCTGCCAAGTTCGAGTTCGCACACGCTGATTGGCTCCATTCTGGGCGTTGGTCTGGCCTTCTCTACCCTGCCCGACAATACCGAAGGCGCAGCCGTGAACTGGGAGAAAGCCATCGAAACCGGACAGGCTCTGCTGCTATCGCCCCTGTTGGGTTTCAGCTTAGTAATCGTCATTATGTTTCTGATTCGGCGGCTGGTGCCCGAAGAAACCAAAGATCAGCTTTTTAAGGAACCCAAAAAAAATGCACCGCCACCGTCGTGGATTCGCGGCATTCTGATTGCTACCTGCTCAATGGTGAGCTTCTTCCACGGCAGCAACGACGGGCAAAAGGGCGTGGGATTGGTTATGCTGATTCTGATTGGTATCGTGCCGTTTCAGTTCGCCGTCAAGTCTGACATCGACCCCCGTTTGATGAACGCCAACGTTGCTGCGGTTGAGCAAACGCTGGGCCGGGTCAATGCCGCTACGCTCTCCACGGCCAATCAGGACCGCTTACTTAAAACACGAGCCGAACTGAATGACCTGAAACAACTACTGGCACAGCCGCTTGTTGACGGAAAAATTCCGCAGGAAAAACGTTTAGACGTCCGGCGCGACCTGTTGCTCATCAACAGCAACGCCAGAAAGATTGCCGAGGATGAAGGCGCAAACCTCAGTGCGGCTGACCTGAAAACGCTGGAAGCCAACTTAGATGAAAAAGGTGGCCTACGCCGATATACCGACTATGCGCCGACCTGGGTAATTCTGATGATTGCCCTATCGCTGGGTTTGGGCACCATGATTGGCTGGCGTCGGATTGTAGTAACGGTGGGAGAAAAAATTGGTAAGCAGCACCTCACCTACGCGCAGGGTGCCTCTGCCGAACTAACAGCCGCTATAATGATTGCTGTTTCGTCGTGGAAGCACCTGCCCGTTAGCACCACCCACATTCTGTCGTCGGGTATTGCGGGTAGTATGGTGGCAAACAAAGGCATTAAAAACTTGCAGGCGGGCACTGTGCGCAATATTGCTCTTGCCTGGGTGCTAACGCTGCCAGTTTCTATTTTGCTGTCGTTTACCCTCTATATCCTCTTCCGCTGGCTGATTTGA
- the rlmN gene encoding 23S rRNA (adenine(2503)-C(2))-methyltransferase RlmN — protein MKQDIRKTSPAQLKEWLTQNGEQGFRAKQIHEWLWKKSAQSFEQMTNLSKPTRDLLHTHFEIRPLSVAQQQRSSDGTIKSSFRLFDGNLVEGVLIPALRHDDVDRMTACVSSQVGCSLTCKFCATGYMDRKRNLDAAEIYDQVVAIDRQAKENYDAPLSNIVYMGMGEPLLNYKNVLESVDRITSPDGLGMSPKRITVSTAGIAKMIRQLGDDAVKFNLALSLHAANDVKRDTIMPINESNTLQALGDALSYFYRKTGTRITFEYILFYNFNDSLQDAQELWKFTKRVPAKVNIIEYNPIAEATFKNTDPQTLDKFAGFLDSKGVIVNVRRSRGKDIDAACGQLAGKTP, from the coding sequence ATGAAACAGGATATTCGCAAAACCAGCCCCGCGCAGTTGAAAGAGTGGCTTACCCAAAACGGTGAGCAGGGGTTTCGGGCGAAACAAATACACGAGTGGCTCTGGAAAAAGTCGGCGCAGTCGTTCGAGCAGATGACCAATCTCTCGAAGCCAACGCGCGATCTGCTACATACGCATTTCGAGATTCGCCCGTTGAGTGTGGCCCAGCAGCAACGCAGCAGCGACGGAACCATAAAATCATCGTTCCGGCTCTTCGATGGTAATTTAGTGGAAGGCGTACTGATTCCGGCCCTGCGCCACGACGATGTTGACCGCATGACGGCCTGTGTATCCTCGCAGGTGGGCTGCTCGCTGACGTGCAAGTTCTGCGCTACAGGCTATATGGACCGCAAGCGCAATCTCGATGCTGCCGAAATATACGATCAGGTCGTGGCGATTGACCGGCAGGCTAAAGAAAATTACGACGCCCCCCTGTCGAACATCGTTTACATGGGTATGGGCGAACCGCTCCTGAATTACAAAAACGTGCTGGAATCGGTCGACCGAATTACTTCGCCAGATGGATTGGGTATGTCGCCGAAGCGGATTACGGTATCAACGGCGGGTATTGCCAAAATGATCCGGCAGTTGGGCGATGATGCGGTGAAGTTCAACCTCGCGCTCTCGCTGCACGCAGCTAACGACGTCAAGCGCGATACAATTATGCCCATCAATGAAAGCAATACGCTACAGGCATTGGGCGATGCGCTGAGCTATTTTTATCGGAAGACCGGTACGCGCATTACGTTTGAATATATCCTGTTTTATAATTTCAACGATAGTTTGCAGGACGCGCAGGAGCTTTGGAAATTCACGAAGCGCGTACCGGCCAAAGTCAATATTATCGAGTATAACCCCATTGCCGAAGCTACTTTCAAAAACACCGATCCGCAAACGCTCGACAAGTTTGCCGGATTTTTAGACAGTAAGGGCGTAATTGTCAATGTGCGCCGGAGCCGGGGTAAAGACATCGACGCGGCCTGTGGGCAGTTGGCAGGTAAAACGCCTTAA
- a CDS encoding CvpA family protein, whose product MLIPLAWGAFNGYRKGLLVEIVAIIAFVVAMIVGFKFLAFGIDLLSPYISRELARKILPWLGFSIIFFPTVLMINRMGFALRRSLKYTLLGTFDSVAGATVGLFTWVFGISVILWLFSYMGVQMPPRQTEGAFLYPYIRPVAPKVMDKAAVWVPKGLETLKSERAKE is encoded by the coding sequence ATGCTGATTCCTCTGGCATGGGGCGCGTTTAATGGCTATCGCAAAGGTCTTTTGGTTGAGATTGTGGCGATTATTGCGTTTGTGGTGGCGATGATTGTGGGGTTCAAGTTTCTGGCGTTTGGGATTGATCTGCTCAGTCCTTACATCAGCCGCGAACTGGCCCGGAAAATTCTGCCCTGGCTGGGGTTTTCAATCATCTTTTTTCCCACGGTACTCATGATTAATCGGATGGGCTTTGCGCTTCGGCGGTCGCTCAAATACACGCTGCTCGGCACGTTCGACAGTGTGGCCGGAGCAACCGTCGGGCTTTTTACGTGGGTCTTTGGAATTAGTGTGATACTCTGGTTGTTCAGTTATATGGGCGTGCAAATGCCTCCCCGCCAAACAGAAGGCGCATTTTTATACCCATACATTCGGCCCGTTGCGCCAAAAGTGATGGATAAAGCCGCCGTTTGGGTGCCGAAGGGATTAGAAACATTAAAGAGTGAAAGAGCGAAAGAGTGA
- a CDS encoding GatB/YqeY domain-containing protein — MSLKTQINDDIKQAMLAKDQDRLRALRALKSMILLEETKEGGTGELKPDDEIKILTKAVKQRKDSADIYRQQNRPDLLATEEAEIAVIEQYLPKQLTEDELKEKLQAIMTRVGASAPSDMGKVMGAATKELAGQADGKAISAMVKTLLQ, encoded by the coding sequence ATGTCACTGAAAACACAAATAAACGACGATATTAAGCAGGCTATGCTGGCAAAGGATCAGGACCGGCTGCGGGCTTTACGGGCTTTGAAATCGATGATTCTGCTCGAAGAAACCAAAGAAGGTGGCACGGGCGAACTGAAGCCCGACGACGAGATCAAGATTCTGACCAAAGCCGTAAAACAGCGCAAAGACTCTGCTGATATTTACCGGCAGCAAAACCGCCCCGACCTGCTGGCAACCGAAGAAGCCGAAATCGCCGTAATCGAGCAGTATCTGCCCAAACAACTGACAGAAGACGAACTGAAAGAAAAGCTACAGGCCATTATGACCCGCGTTGGTGCTTCGGCCCCTTCAGACATGGGCAAAGTGATGGGTGCAGCCACCAAAGAACTGGCCGGACAAGCCGACGGGAAAGCCATTTCGGCAATGGTGAAAACACTTTTACAGTGA
- a CDS encoding pyridoxine 5'-phosphate synthase gives MTRLSVNINKIATIRNARGGNNPNLVNVALDCERFGAQGITVHPRPDERHIRYQDVLDLTGVVTTEFNIEGNPNERFIELVRQVRPAQVTLVPDAPDAITSNAGWDTIRHADHLRQLVETFKQDGIRVSIFVDADERMVEGAKAVGTDRIELYTEPYAAHYFENREAAIAPFVRAAQKAQELGLGLNAGHDLSLDNLQYFAQYIPGLLEVSIGHALICDALYFGLENTIQMYRRCLNQD, from the coding sequence ATGACCCGTCTATCTGTCAACATCAACAAAATAGCTACCATTCGTAATGCGCGGGGCGGCAATAATCCAAACCTTGTGAACGTGGCTCTCGACTGCGAACGCTTCGGAGCGCAGGGTATTACGGTTCACCCCCGCCCCGACGAGCGGCATATTCGCTATCAGGACGTGCTTGATCTGACTGGCGTTGTAACAACCGAGTTCAACATCGAAGGCAACCCCAACGAGCGGTTTATCGAACTGGTCCGGCAGGTTCGGCCCGCGCAGGTGACACTCGTTCCCGATGCGCCTGACGCCATCACGTCCAACGCGGGCTGGGATACGATACGCCACGCCGACCACCTGCGGCAGTTAGTCGAAACATTCAAACAAGATGGCATTCGCGTGTCGATTTTTGTAGATGCCGATGAGCGCATGGTCGAGGGTGCCAAAGCCGTTGGGACCGACCGAATTGAGTTGTACACCGAACCATACGCGGCTCATTATTTCGAGAATCGCGAAGCGGCCATTGCGCCGTTTGTGCGGGCTGCCCAGAAAGCACAGGAACTCGGTCTTGGCCTGAACGCGGGTCACGATCTCAGTTTAGATAATCTCCAGTATTTTGCCCAGTACATTCCGGGCCTGCTCGAAGTTTCCATCGGTCACGCGCTCATCTGCGACGCGCTGTATTTTGGTTTAGAAAATACCATACAGATGTATCGAAGATGTCTGAACCAGGATTAG
- the mnmH gene encoding tRNA 2-selenouridine(34) synthase MnmH: MANLGSEAFLDLAQTLPVIDVRSPGEYAHAHIPGAVNIPLFDNDERAQVGTKYKQAGRDAAVLLGLDLVGPKLADFVRQSRRLTHHSAGQVLVHCWRGGMRSGSFAWLLNTAGLTATTLEGGYKAYRNTVLTAFTEPYKLIVLGGKTGSGKTDILKELARLGEQVIDLEGLAHHKGSTYGAIGQLPQPSSEHFENKLFTDLRRLDVTKRIWIEDESRNIGTCFVPMAFWQQMSAAVVAAVDIPKPIRIERLVTEYASIDHGLLVEATGRIHKRLGGQATKDALNALSKHDYATVADLTLVYYDKAYMHGLSQRQGKQVHTFSVQEDNPAETARHLVCWANHSQ, encoded by the coding sequence ATGGCTAATCTTGGTTCAGAAGCTTTTCTTGATCTGGCGCAAACCCTTCCCGTCATTGACGTGCGGTCGCCGGGCGAGTATGCCCACGCCCACATACCGGGGGCAGTAAATATCCCGCTGTTCGATAACGACGAGCGGGCGCAGGTCGGCACCAAATACAAGCAGGCGGGTCGCGATGCCGCTGTGCTGCTCGGGCTTGACCTGGTGGGGCCGAAGCTGGCCGATTTTGTGCGACAATCGCGCCGGTTAACGCATCATAGTGCAGGGCAGGTACTGGTGCATTGCTGGCGGGGCGGTATGCGCTCTGGCTCGTTTGCGTGGCTGCTCAACACCGCCGGACTCACGGCTACGACGCTCGAAGGTGGCTACAAAGCGTACCGAAACACTGTTCTGACTGCGTTTACTGAGCCGTATAAACTGATTGTACTCGGCGGGAAGACCGGCTCCGGCAAAACCGACATATTGAAAGAACTGGCCCGACTGGGCGAACAGGTAATTGACCTCGAAGGGCTGGCGCATCACAAAGGATCGACCTACGGAGCCATCGGGCAACTCCCGCAGCCATCGTCCGAACACTTTGAAAACAAGCTCTTTACAGACCTGCGCCGGTTAGACGTTACGAAGCGAATCTGGATCGAGGATGAAAGCCGCAACATCGGCACCTGCTTTGTGCCGATGGCCTTTTGGCAACAGATGAGTGCGGCAGTCGTTGCCGCTGTCGACATTCCCAAACCAATTCGTATTGAGCGGTTGGTTACGGAGTATGCGAGTATCGATCACGGCTTATTGGTTGAAGCCACCGGGCGCATCCATAAACGGCTGGGCGGGCAGGCAACTAAAGACGCCCTGAACGCCCTCAGTAAACACGATTACGCAACCGTAGCCGACCTGACGCTGGTTTACTACGACAAAGCCTATATGCATGGTTTATCGCAGCGGCAGGGCAAACAGGTTCATACGTTTTCTGTGCAGGAAGACAATCCAGCCGAAACGGCCCGGCACCTCGTCTGTTGGGCGAATCATAGCCAATAA